One Budorcas taxicolor isolate Tak-1 chromosome 6, Takin1.1, whole genome shotgun sequence DNA segment encodes these proteins:
- the C1QTNF7 gene encoding complement C1q tumor necrosis factor-related protein 7 isoform X1 codes for MPRKEPEMFVLLYVTSFAICASGQPRGNQFKGESYSPRYICSIPGLPGPPGPPGANGPPGPHGRIGLPGRDGRDGRKGEKGEKGAAGLRGKAGPLGLAGEKGDQGETGKKGPIGPEGEKGEVGPPGPPGPKGDRGEQGDPGLPGVCRCGSIVLKSAFSVGITTSYPEERLPIIFNKVLFNEGEHYNPATGKFICAFPGIYYFSYDITLANKHLAIGLVHNGQYRIKTFDANTGNHDVASGSTVIYLQPEDEVWLEIFFTDQNGLFSDPGWADSLFSGFLLYVDTDYLDSISEDDEL; via the exons AGCCAGAGATGTTTGTCTTGCTCTATGTTACAAGTTTTGCCATTTGCGCCAGTGGACAACCGCGGGGTAATCAGTTCAAAGGAGAGAGCTACTCCCCAAGGTATATCTGTAGCATTCCTGGCCTGCCTGGGCCTCCAGGCCCCCCTGGAGCGAATGGTCCCCCCGGGCCCCATGGTCGGATCGGCCTTCCAGGACGAGATGGTAGAGACggcaggaaaggagagaaaggtgaAAAGGGGGCTGCAG GTTTGAGAGGTAAGGCTGGACCCCTGGGCCTTGCTGGAGAGAAAGGGGACCAAGGAGAGACTGGGAAGAAGGGACCCATAGGAcctgagggagagaaaggagaagtaggtcctcctgggcctcctggaccaaaaggagacagaggagagcaAGGGGACCCGGGGCTGCCTGGAGTGTGTAGGTGTGGAAGCATCGTGCTCAAATCTGCCTTTTCTGTTGGCATCACAACCAGCTACCCAGAAGAAAGGCTGCCAATTATATTTAACAAGGTCCTCTTCAACGAGGGAGAGCACTACAACCCTGCAACGGGAAAGTTCATCTGTGCCTTCCCAGGgatctattatttttcttatgataTCACATTGGCAAATAAACACCTGGCCATTGGGCTGGTACACAATGGGCAGTATCGGATAAAGACCTTTGATGCCAACACAGGAAACCATGATGTGGCTTCAGGGTCCACAGTCATCTATCTGCAGCCAGAAGATGAAGTCTGGCTGGAGATATTCTTCACTGACCAGAATGGGCTCTTCTCAGACCCAGGTTGGGCTGACAGCTTGTTCTCTGGATTTCTCCTGTATGTTGACACGGATTATCTAGACTCCATATCAGAAGACGATGAGCTCTGA
- the C1QTNF7 gene encoding complement C1q tumor necrosis factor-related protein 7 isoform X2 encodes MFVLLYVTSFAICASGQPRGNQFKGESYSPRYICSIPGLPGPPGPPGANGPPGPHGRIGLPGRDGRDGRKGEKGEKGAAGLRGKAGPLGLAGEKGDQGETGKKGPIGPEGEKGEVGPPGPPGPKGDRGEQGDPGLPGVCRCGSIVLKSAFSVGITTSYPEERLPIIFNKVLFNEGEHYNPATGKFICAFPGIYYFSYDITLANKHLAIGLVHNGQYRIKTFDANTGNHDVASGSTVIYLQPEDEVWLEIFFTDQNGLFSDPGWADSLFSGFLLYVDTDYLDSISEDDEL; translated from the exons ATGTTTGTCTTGCTCTATGTTACAAGTTTTGCCATTTGCGCCAGTGGACAACCGCGGGGTAATCAGTTCAAAGGAGAGAGCTACTCCCCAAGGTATATCTGTAGCATTCCTGGCCTGCCTGGGCCTCCAGGCCCCCCTGGAGCGAATGGTCCCCCCGGGCCCCATGGTCGGATCGGCCTTCCAGGACGAGATGGTAGAGACggcaggaaaggagagaaaggtgaAAAGGGGGCTGCAG GTTTGAGAGGTAAGGCTGGACCCCTGGGCCTTGCTGGAGAGAAAGGGGACCAAGGAGAGACTGGGAAGAAGGGACCCATAGGAcctgagggagagaaaggagaagtaggtcctcctgggcctcctggaccaaaaggagacagaggagagcaAGGGGACCCGGGGCTGCCTGGAGTGTGTAGGTGTGGAAGCATCGTGCTCAAATCTGCCTTTTCTGTTGGCATCACAACCAGCTACCCAGAAGAAAGGCTGCCAATTATATTTAACAAGGTCCTCTTCAACGAGGGAGAGCACTACAACCCTGCAACGGGAAAGTTCATCTGTGCCTTCCCAGGgatctattatttttcttatgataTCACATTGGCAAATAAACACCTGGCCATTGGGCTGGTACACAATGGGCAGTATCGGATAAAGACCTTTGATGCCAACACAGGAAACCATGATGTGGCTTCAGGGTCCACAGTCATCTATCTGCAGCCAGAAGATGAAGTCTGGCTGGAGATATTCTTCACTGACCAGAATGGGCTCTTCTCAGACCCAGGTTGGGCTGACAGCTTGTTCTCTGGATTTCTCCTGTATGTTGACACGGATTATCTAGACTCCATATCAGAAGACGATGAGCTCTGA